From Niallia sp. Man26:
AGACTGGGATGCTTACGCAAAGAAGATTTACTTCTTCAATTAATGTCTTAAGGGTAAAATTTAGGATGTCATTATTGGGGGAGTCATTCCTTTCTCTTAAGGAACAATCTAGGCAGCATTCCTATAATAAATAAAAACTAGCTTATGGCAGAAACAGGGCAGCATTCCTGTAATAAGTGAAAATGGGATTTGAAAGAAAAAAGACCTCTTGATAAGATAAATGTGTCCTCAGCTGGCCAGCTAAAAAGGGACAAAATATCTACTCGGAGGTCTCACTATGAATTATAACCAAAATCATAAAATAGCTCAAATCACACCTAAAACTTTAGTAATAGGTATTGATATTGCCAAACATCATCATGTAGCTAGAGCGCAGGATTATCGTGGAATAGAACTAGGTACTACTTGCTTTTTTGATAATACCCAAGAAGGATTTAAGACATTTATTGATTGGGTTAATCAAATAAAAGAGTCATGCGAAATGGAGTCTGTCATTACTGGAATGGAGCCTACAGGCCATTATTGGCTTAATTTAGCTCATATTCTAAAGGAGGAACAGATTAAGTTCGTCACGGTCAATCCTTTACACGTCAAGCACAGTAAGGAGCTAGACGATAACTCTCCAACTAAAAACGATGTAAAAGACGCAAAAGTCATTGCACAACTAGTCAAAGATGGTAGATACGCCGAACCAACGATACCACAAGGAGTTTTCGCGGAACTGCGTGTGGCTAAAAAATTACGCGATTTATTAAATGTAGACTTACAAATTGTGCAGGGACAGGTACACAACTGGATTGATCGATACTTTCCAGAGTTTTTTACCGTTTTTAAAAGTTGGGAAGGGAAGGCAGCTCTTCATTTATTAAAGCTTGAAGCATTACCGGAAGAATTGGTTAGATATACAGAAGAAGAATTACTTGAATACCTTAGGCAAGCAGTGAAACGTAGTATAGGGATTAAGAAGATTCAAGCCTTAAAAGAAGTAGCCAATCGCTCGATTGGCATCCGACAGGGTGCCATGATGGCTAAAATGGAATTAAGAACCTTAATCCAAAAGTATGAACTCATTCAAGCCAAGTTCGAAGAGCTTGATCAAACTCTGGATACTCTGCTTCAAGATATTCCAGGCGTTGATCAAATGTTAGAGATAACAGGAATTGGGCGCGATACAGTGGCGGGTTTCTTCGCTGAGGTAGGCGATTTGAGTGAATACAATCATCCCCGTCAGATAACCAAACTGGCAGGACTCAGCTTAAAAGAAAATACATCAGGTAAGCATAAAGGGAGGACCAGAATAACCAAACGTGGTCGAAAGAAATTACGAGCATTGTTATTCCGGGCATCTATGATTCTAGTAGCCAAGAATAAAGCCTTTAAAGCCTTACATCATTACTACACAACGAGATCTGACAATCCGTTGAAAAAGATGCAGTCTTTAATTGCTTTGTGTAATAAGCTCATCCGTATACTCTTCTCTATTGGTAAGAAACAGTTTGTGTTTCAAGAGGATAAGATGTTGAAGGACATCCCCCATATGCATGTATTTATCCAAGAACCAGTAGCAGCGTAATCACTATTAAACTAAACTTTTAACAAATAGATTTGAACAGATGAACAGACAAAATCAGCATGGGATTAGTCGGCAACGGAACTAACGTAAGGACAATGATCCTGTAGGGCAGCATGACCGACATCCACCTTATGGAAAGGTTGAACGAAGGAATGTAGGAGCGTAGACTCTGTGAGACTTGGGAGGGTAGACCCCCGTAAGAGATGTGGACATCCATTGGTGCGTACATACCTATTTATCCAACTTTTTGAAATGAACCGAAGGTTGGCTGGTTTCTTGTGCTCATTTTTTCGTAAACAGCTTGATTGTGTTCTTTTCTCTCTAACCAAATCTGTAAAGTTAAACAAGTTAGGTAGCAATATGGAGAAAAACTGCGTATTTAAGAGATAAGTGTTTGTTTATTGAGGGAGTTTAGTGTAATAAGAAAAACTACTCTTTTGTAATATAGTCATTGATGTTAAAATATTCCTAAAAATGAGAAAATATAGGTGATTTTACATGAAGTATAGTGTGCATAGAATGACTCAGGAAGATATAAAGCAAGTTCAAGAAGTTGCAAAAAAAAGTTGGAACAGTACATATGAGGGAATTATTCCAATGGAAATTCAAGAACGCTTCCTAGATACAGCTTACAATGATGAAATGATGCTAAGACGTTATAAAAAATCTATCGTTTTGGTTGCCAAACATGATGGAATAGTCCTAGGCTTTGCAAATTTTTCAACAGTAAGCAATGATGGGAAATCTGAGTTGGCAGCAATTTACTTACTACCACAATATCAAAGGAAAGGAATAGGCAGTTCTTTGTTACAAGAGGGTATTTCAATATTAGATGGAGTAAAAGAGGTTTTTATTAACGTAGAAAAAGAGAATAATCTAGGAAGGAAATTCTATGAAGCTAAAGGGTTTACAATAGTTAATGAATTTGATGATAATTTTGATGGTCATATTTTAAAAACCGTAAGAATGACCCTAAAAGTCAGAGCATAAGGACGCTTTGGAAGCGTCTTTTTTAATTGTACTCAAATGGTTATCAATTTTCTGTATCCTTTTGCCAAGAGAAGGTTTTATTACTTCTTCTATGTTATTACTACTGGAACTATAATGGCAGGTTAGCGTAAATAGAAAACATAATAGAATACTTATCAGTCCGCATTTTTAATCAGGCAAAAAAGCAGTATAATAATCTAGGTCCTAATAATTAAAATGCTGGGCCGTAACATTAAACATGATATACAAAATAGAAGGTGTAATAATGGATTTAAATGTTTTAAAAGTTTTTAGGCGCTATCCTGAAGAGGCTATAATTGGCGATGGAATTACTCAGGAAAACCTAGATCAATTAGAAAGAATACTAAATGTTAAGTTACCTAAAAGTTACAAAGAATATCTTTTAACATTTGGTTACGGCGGTATATTTGGACGATATATTTTAGGTTTGGAAGAACCTCCAAAGGAAGGTTCAGTAATTGACTCTACGAGGGAATATCTACAAAAAGGATTACCAAAAGGGTTTGTTGTAATTGAAGACGTACACGAATTTTTATACTGCCTTAATACAAATGAACTAAATGAAAAGTTTGAATGTCCTGTGGTTTCCTTTTTTCCACATAGCAAACCTTCTATCCGTGTAGATTATTCATCCTTTAAGGAATTCTTAGAAGACTTAATTGAAGAAGGTATTGATAACCTATAATAACAATGGGTTTTTTAATAGAAATCTTAAATAATTGTGCCAAAGAATGAATCGTTAAATGGTTACCATTTGTAAGGAGCCATTGTTAAAAAAACCTTATAGTTTTGCATTATTCTTAAAGATCCATAGAGTATAATGTTTACTTTTCTCACTTCAATCATTGCTCCTGCTCTATTATTGAAATTAGGAGTAACTATCGAGAAGTAGAGCATTGTAATTGAAGCAGTATTAAAAAATATACATATAGTTGGTGAAGGTTCTTGAATGATATAATAAATACCTTTCTCCTTAATTATCCAGAGGAATATACTATTGGAAAAGGCATAAAAGAAGAAACCATTCTAAGTTTGGAAAATATGTTGGACGTAACATTACCCAAAAGTTATAAGCAATTTTTAATCAGATATGGTTTTGTTGAAATGTTTGGTAGAACAATTTTTGGATACGAGCCTCCAGATGAGACTACAGTCTTGGGATATACGGAGAAATTCCTAAATCTTGGTTTACCTAAAGGTTTTATTGTAATTGAGGATGTACATGAATTTATATATTGCCTAAACACTGATGAAATGAACGACAACTTAGAATGTCCAGTGGTTTGCTATTTCCCTTATGGCAACCCATCGTACAATGTTGAATATTCATCTTTCGAAGAATACTTGGTAGATAACATTGAAGAAGGTTTAGAAAACCTATAAAAAAGTGGTGTTCAGGAACAGTCGGGGGCATGTTAATATTATTAATTTAAACGGAAATTTTTATTCATAGAGTAAAGATGGATTTTTACATAGCAATTTTAGGATCGTAAAAGGGATTCTTTTTTTGATTAAAGGGTGAGTTTGTGAATAAGTTCATTTAAACACTTATATCTCTTATAGGGCTATAGAGGAGAAGGAGAAACTTGTGTAGAGAATCTTTTTCGTGTAACAAACCTGGCAGCCTTCCTGTAAGAAATGTGAAAATAGTTTATGGAAGAAACGTGGCAGTTTAGTGGATGAAGGCAAAAGGCTACTGCAGAGAAAAATATCTGCGGACTGTTGTTTTAAAGAAGATAGTTATATAATGTACTTACAGGGTTATAATTGTATTTTTTTGTAAAAAGACTAAAATATATAATTGAAGTATTTATAATAAAAAGAGGTATATTATTTAAAATTCTTGTCGCCCTAATATTAATATTAAATGTAATTTTTCTTACAAATATAATTGATAATTTGTTGGTCATTTTAAGTATTTGGGTTGCAAATGGGATTGCTATTTCTTTTCTTCTCTTTGATAAAGATGAAAAAGATCTAAAAGAATCTAAAATATTAGGAGTTAATTAAAAAATCTTACCTTAATTATTAAGTTGCTGATTAAAGGGGTGTTACCTTAGGGTTGAATAAAGGTAACGCCATTTCTCTTTTGATTATCATTAGCAGCATTCCTTTAATAAATGGAAACTAGCTTATGTTAGAAACAGAGCAGCATTGTAAAAGAAGGAATAAAAGAAGGAATATAAAATAGGCACTTACAATGGATTGATTAGTCTGGTACAATTGTTATGCTACTTTTTACCAACTGTTTTATTGTAATAGCTTTAATTCATGGAGAGTGAAGTAATGAAAAGGTTTTTAACTGCAACACTATCTGTTGTTTTATTTGCAATATTATATTCTTGTGTTTTCTATGTACCCGATTTTGGTTTCTTTTGGTCCATTTTATTTGCTTCTATTTTTGCAGGACCTATTTATTACCTTATAGGAATACCGATATCACTTCTTATTGATATTGGCATGGAAAACATAGTAATAGAATCAAAAAAGGCAAAATATTTTCTCGTTTTGGGAATGTATTCAATAGCTGGTATTTTTGCTGGTGTTATATTTTTCATTATTTGGACTCAGTCTTTTCTTATAAAGGATGCCATTATATTTTCAATAATTGGAATCATTGCATCAAATATTTATTTTCATTTATCATTGTTGTTATCTAAAGTAAGATTAAAACCTATAGAACATTTATAATGGAGGCAGCTACAATTATGTGGCTGTTTTACGTAATTAGGGGAGCATACCTTTATAAATCCCCTATGGACTAACCAAGTTTGTTAAGAATTACACTTAAATAAACGGGGGCATTTCTTCTATATGTTTTATTAATTAAGTATAGTTTATAAATTACTAGTAAATACTGATTGATAAAAAGATAGGAAAGATGAATATGATTTTATCTGAAGCTTGGCAATTATATAAAGCAGATAAACAAATTCAAGGATACTCTTCCCAGACATTGAAAGCTTATAAGATTCAATCTGCCTTGTTCATAAATCACTTAGGTAATGTTGAGATAGAAGAAATTACAACGGAAACTATCAAACTGTATCTCGGAGAAGTTGGGAGTGATTTAAAAGCATCTAGTTTATGTCATCGTATTCGTTTTATTAAGTCGTTATTCAGATGGGCGCAAGAAGAAAAATATATTACTTTTAATCCAAGTACGGCAATAAAAGAACCTAAATTAGAGAGTAAAATTCCAAAGTTTTTAACGGAGGAAGAAATAGAGCTATTAAGAGAAGCATGCCTCAGTCCCTTTGAAAAAGCGTTATTTGAATTTATGTATTCTACTGGTTGCAGAATAGGAGAAATAGTAAACTTAGATCGAAGTTCTATCAACTTCTCCGAGCAATCCGTTATTGTATTTGGTAAAGGGAAAAAGGAAAGAGAAGTTTATTTTAATACTCGATGTAGTATTTGGCTAAAAAGATATATAGAAAACCGAACAGATAGTGAAAAAGCTCTATTTGTAACGGTCCGAGCTCCACATCGAATGAGCATTGCACAGATGAGATATGTCATTAAGCAGATATCCAGAAGAGCTAATATTAATAAGTGTATACATCCACATCAGTTAAGACATAGTTACGCAACCACTTTAATTAATAATGGAGCACCATTAGAAGTTATTCAAAATTTAATGGGCCATGAAAAAAGTGAAACTACTAGGATATATGCTTATTTAAGTGGTCAATTAAGACGTGAACTTTATAATAAGTATTTCTAAAAGAACTGTAGGGAATTTACAGTTCTTTTTTTACGTTGTGAGAAATAATTGAATAAAAAATGGAATACAAGTAACTTTTTACAAAAAATAGAGTCTAACATACTAAAGGAGGGCAATAGTTTGAAAATGAAGGATTGAGAGAAGGATTTCAAGAAGCTTTAGGAAATATAAAAATGTCAGTATGAGCTTAGGTAAAACTCATGAAATGAGGAAGTTTATGAGAAAAAAACACATTATTCCTGTATGTTTAGTATTAATTATCATAGTTATTTTTGTTGTAGCAGTTATTATTCAATCAGAAAGTGATAGTCGCTATTTATTAACGGCAAATCAGAAACAGGCTATTAAGAAAGCAAAAATGGCAAATGAAGATTTATCTGACGCAGATATTGATAGTTTTACAATTGGTCAGGGGAAATATTTACTTGATCAATATTTTAAAGAACATAATTTAAATTATCGAATAGGCACAAAAGAATATATCGATTTCTTAGCTAGCATTATGGAAAATAGTGAAACGTATAAAGATCCTGAATTCACCATAATCGATGCTTATGGGAGCGTGTACGTGACAAAAAATCAAGAAAAGGAACCACTATTTTTTCGATTCCATCTAGATTCAGTAACCCTAGACAAAACTATTAAGGAAATTCGAGTTGAAAATACAAAATAACAATTAATAAAATAGAAAACAGAAATGCTGCCCTTTAGTGCTATCAAGTAGATGTAACCTACATAAAAGATGGTGAAACACATGCAGATACGATTGATTTGAAATAATAAAGTGAGAAAGGGTTCTTACTTTTTTTTGTTTTTTCAGGGAAAGGAGAGACTGGGATGAAAAAGAAAAAGTATAAATGGATTACAATTTTCCTGCTTGTTCTTCTTGTGGGGAGTATATATTTTTATGTCAACAGTATTAGAATTTCTGGAGTATCTAAAAATGGTATGTGGAAGGTAGTATATAAAAAATCCCTAGATGAAGCCGAACAAGGCGAGTGGTATGGAAGCATTAAGCAACTAGATAAACAAAAGATAAAAGTTAAGGGAATAAAATGGTTAGAAAACGGAAAAACAATAGCAGATTTCACAGAATTTAATGAAGGTAGAGATGAAGCAGGAGCTGAAACTAGACTAAATCCGTTTTATGTGGAAGATTTGTATGGAAGTAATCCTCCGAAAAAGGGTTATACTTATAAGATATCCGTTATATGGGAAAAGGACGGTAAAATGCACGAAGACAACTTTGAAATTAATTAAATAGTATAAGGAAATTGTTTTACATATCATACTTTTTCTTGTATAACTCAAACGTAATAGGGTACTCCAAATAAAGATAATAACATACCAAGTTCGTTAAGATTGGATTGGATTGTTATCTGACACGATTAATTGGAGGCCTTCCGTTTATGCAATAATAGGGGAGCGTTCCTATAATAAATGAAAAGCTTGCTTATGGTAGAAACAGGGCAGGATAGTGGAAGAAGGATTTTATTAATGAATTGTAGAAGGTAATTCATACATCAATAAAATTCTTATTCTAGGAGGCTTGTATGGAGTTTTATAAATTTGATAAGGACAATGGTATAAATGTTTCAAAGTTCAACTCTAATTTTATTATGTCTCGTATTATTCAAACTGACCAGGAAACAAATATTGGTTGTATGCATTTGGAAAGGAACGGTATTGTAGGTTACCACCAAGCGGTAGTTCCTCAGCTTCTTTTAATACTGAACGGAGAAGGCTATGTAAGGAATGAAACATCTGAATATTATAAAGTGGTATCTGGAGATGCTGTATTCTGGGAAAAAGATGAGTGGCATGAAACAAAAAGCAGAGAAGGTCTAACTGTTATTGTAATTGAAAGTAAGAAATTGGAACCTTCCTTATTTATGCAGTTGGAAAATAAATTGGTTAAGGACTAAGGGAGATTTCCATTTACTAAGGAAATCTCCCTTTCTGTCACTATCAGGGCAGCATTCCTGTAATAAGTGAAAATGGGATTTGAAAGAAAAAAGACCTCTTGATAAGATAAATGTGTCCTCAGCTGGCCAGCTAAAAAGGGACAAAATATCTACTCGGAGGTCTCACTATGAATTATAACCAAAATCATAAAATAGCTCAAATCACACCTAAAACTTTAGTAATAGGTATTGATATTGCCAAACATCATCATGTAGCTAGAGCGCAGGATTATCGTGGAATAGAACTAGGTACTACTTGCTTTTTTGATAATACCCAAGAAGGATTTAAGACATTTATTGATTGGGTTAATCAAATAAAAGAGTCATGCGAAATGGAGTCTGTCATTACTGGAATGGAGCCTACAGGCCATTATTGGCTTAATTTAGCTCATATTCTAAAGGAGGAACAGATTAAGTTCGTCACGGTCAATCCTTTACACGTCAAGCACAGTAAGGAGCTAGACGATAACTCTCCAACTAAAAACGATGTAAAAGACGCAAAAGTCATTGCACAACTAGTCAAAGATGGTAGATACGCCGAACCAACGATACCACAAGGAGTTTTCGCGGAACTGCGTGTGGCTAAAAAATTACGCGATTTATTAAATGTAGACTTACAAATTGTGCAGGGACAGGTACACAACTGGATTGATCGATACTTTCCAGAGTTTTTTACCGTTTTTAAAAGTTGGGAAGGGAAGGCAGCTCTTCATTTATTAAAGCTTGAAGCATTACCGGAAGAATTGGTTAGATATACAGAAGAAGAATTACTTGAATACCTTAGGCAAGCAGTGAAACGTAGTATAGGGATTAAGAAGATTCAAGCCTTAAAAGAAGTAGCCAATCGCTCGATTGGCATCCGACAGGGTGCCATGATGGCTAAAATGGAATTAAGAACCTTAATCCAAAAGTATGAACTCATTCAAGCCAAGTTCGAAGAGCTTGATCAAACTCTGGATACTCTGCTTCAAGATATTCCAGGCGTTGATCAAATGTTAGAGATAACAGGAATTGGGCGCGATACAGTGGCGGGTTTCTTCGCTGAGGTAGGCGATTTGAGTGAATACAATCATCCCCGTCAGATAACCAAACTGGCAGGACTCAGCTTAAAAGAAAATACATCAGGTAAGCATAAAGGGAGGACCAGAATAACCAAACGTGGTCGAAAGAAATTACGAGCATTGTTATTCCGGGCATCTATGATTCTAGTAGCCAAGAATAAAGCCTTTAAAGCCTTACATCATTACTACACAACGAGATCTGACAATCCGTTGAAAAAGATGCAGTCTTTAATTGCTTTGTGTAATAAGCTCATCCGTATACTCTTCTCTATTGGTAAGAAACAGTTTGTGTTTCAAGAGGATAAGATGTTGAAGGACATCCCCCATATGCATGTATTTATCCAAGAACCAGTAGCAGCGTAATCACTATTAAACTAAACTTTTAACAAATAGATTTGAACAGATGAACAGACAAAATCAGCATGGGATTAGTCGGCAACGGAACTAACGTAAGGACAATGATCCTGTAGGGCAGCATGACCGACATCCACCTTATGGAAAGGTTGAACGAAGGAATGTAGGAGCGTAGACTCTGTGAGACTTGGGAGGGTAGACCCCCGTAAGAGATGTGGACATCCATTGGTGCGTACATACCTATTTATCCAACTTTTTGAAATGAACCGAAGGTTGGCTGGTTTCTTGTGCTCATTTTTTCGTAAACAGCTTGATTGTGTTCTTTTCTCTCTAACCAAATCTGTAAAGTTAAACAAGTTAGGTAGCAATATGGAGAAAAACTGCGTATTTAAGAGATAAGTGTTTGTTTATTGAGGGAGGTTTGTTGAAGAAGAATTAAAATTAAAATAGCCATATACTTACTGAATTTTAAAATAGGTAATTAATCAAGAACGGAGTGTTCCATAAATGATTATTATTTATAACTAGTTAGTATTCTGTTTAAATAGCTTAGCTTTAGGCATAACTTAGCTAACATTAATAGTAGGAAGTGAACATAATGTCGGTTTTTATTCAAAATAGCGATATAAGCATTATTAACTCAATTAAGTTTAAAAAGAGGAATCTCACAGTTTTAAGTCTTGGAGTAAATTTTAGAGATTTTGAAGGTTTTTCAAATAATTTTATAAAAAATACTTTTGAGTTTCCTTTATTCTTTGTATTATCAACTGAGTTAATGGATGATGAAGATATAGAAAAGGTGAAGGAATTACATACTGATTACTTATGTAATAAAAAAAATGAATGGATGATTCTTAAAGTAGAGTCTGCTGCTCAATTAAAACTAACAACGAGACATTGTGAGGGGTTTGCTTCTAATGGTTTCCGTTCGTTTATGATAAAAGGTGAGAGTTTACTATTGGGTGAGTTATGTCCAAGTGTGAATTGGAATCATCCAATAGAATTCCCTGATCTTAATTGGGACAAGGTAATAACCTTAATTGATATAGAAGAAGTTGGGTTAACGGTATTCACTGATGATAATAGAATCAATAGTACATTAAAATTGTTAAATTATATTCCTAAAGAGTATGAAATTGATTTGAAGAATTGTGATATTTAATTTAAAAGTTCATAAGCTAACAGGTCTTTCCTTAAATAATGGAAGGTTCTTTTTTATACAACAATCTGGTCAGAATCCTTATAATAACTTAAGCATTAACCAGTGCAGTTTATGTGCTTCTGGTACTATCGTGGCAGTTTAGTGGAAGAAGGATTTGAAGAAATTAAAAGGAAATTAAATGGTTTTGTTGAATCCTAATGACATGTAATCCGTTAATATGTGATTGGGAGTTGTAAAAAAATGACTTGGCATCCTAATAAGTTTTCTACTGAAGAAAGATTTGAAGTTGCTGATGAAATACTTAATGAGTTACTAAAAAAATACAAAAAAAACCTTCTCTCTGTTGCTATAGAAGGGTCTACTGCAAAGGGAATGGATGGTCCTGAATCCGACTTAGAATTAAGAGTAGTAATAAATGGGCGAGAGAACAGTTGGGAAGCTTTTTTTTACAAAGGTATGTTTGTTGGAATTAGTTTTAGTACTCTTGAAAAAATGAAATTGAAAGCAAGAAGTATTGATTATGAGTGGCCAGTAAAAAGTGATTCTCTTTTTACAAGTAAAGTTTTATATGATTCAACAAATCTCTATGAAAAATAAGGAATACCGCGAAAGAAGCAGAAGAACAAGCGGACTTTAACATCTTGATTAAAGATGCACTTACTGATATGTATGAACATGTTTATGAGGTTTTTGCATTAAAGGATACAGATTCTATACTTGCTGCGCATGAATCAAGACAAGTTGCATATTGGGCGGTAATGTCCGTTGGTTTAAAAAATAAGCACAGATATTTATCAAGTAGGACAATGTATAAAGAAAGTTTTGAGTTGGAATGTTTGCCTGAAGAATTTGAACAGAAAATACGTGGTTTACTATCTTTAAATACGGATGTCCAAAGTTTAAAAAATAATGTGGGAGGATTATGGGTTTCTATTCTTAATTGGATTGAAAATATTAATATAAATCTTGATAAAACGGAACTTTCCTTTTTATAAAAGAGGTACTGTATATCAACTTACTTGTTTCTAAGCATCCGGACATGCATTTTAAATAACTTAAAAGAAACGGTAACATTGTGTAGGGAGTGAGAATAAATGGATAAACTACTCCAGCAGTTACAAAGTGTCAGTGTTCATTACATTAAAAGTGATCGTTTAATCATTTTAGAAATTCTGGAGAATAACATTACTCAAGCTTCAGAAATAGATATGCTAATAAACAAGCTATTAAATAACCTAAAAAACAGTAAGATAAAAAAAGTAAAGTTTGAGTGTCCTAAAACATTATTAGATAGCTTGAATATTACTAGAAATAAAATGAAACTTGTTGGGGAGAGGGTTATATATACGAGGCCTTTTACAAGACCATTAGATAATTTGGTACCAAATTATGAGGTTTGGTCAATTTCTGAGCATAACTCTATCTCCTTTTTATCTGAAGTAATGGGTAAAAATTTTATTGATACAGAGAAATTCCTAATAGGAATGAGGACGGAGCTTCCATCGCAAGCAGAGAAAATGTATACAGTGTACATAGTAAATAATGAACCAGTTGGTGTAGTTTTTCCTCATATAGAACCGAATACAGACAAAGAAGGTCGTATTT
This genomic window contains:
- a CDS encoding IS110 family transposase, encoding MNYNQNHKIAQITPKTLVIGIDIAKHHHVARAQDYRGIELGTTCFFDNTQEGFKTFIDWVNQIKESCEMESVITGMEPTGHYWLNLAHILKEEQIKFVTVNPLHVKHSKELDDNSPTKNDVKDAKVIAQLVKDGRYAEPTIPQGVFAELRVAKKLRDLLNVDLQIVQGQVHNWIDRYFPEFFTVFKSWEGKAALHLLKLEALPEELVRYTEEELLEYLRQAVKRSIGIKKIQALKEVANRSIGIRQGAMMAKMELRTLIQKYELIQAKFEELDQTLDTLLQDIPGVDQMLEITGIGRDTVAGFFAEVGDLSEYNHPRQITKLAGLSLKENTSGKHKGRTRITKRGRKKLRALLFRASMILVAKNKAFKALHHYYTTRSDNPLKKMQSLIALCNKLIRILFSIGKKQFVFQEDKMLKDIPHMHVFIQEPVAA
- a CDS encoding GNAT family N-acetyltransferase — translated: MKYSVHRMTQEDIKQVQEVAKKSWNSTYEGIIPMEIQERFLDTAYNDEMMLRRYKKSIVLVAKHDGIVLGFANFSTVSNDGKSELAAIYLLPQYQRKGIGSSLLQEGISILDGVKEVFINVEKENNLGRKFYEAKGFTIVNEFDDNFDGHILKTVRMTLKVRA
- a CDS encoding SMI1/KNR4 family protein, with protein sequence MDLNVLKVFRRYPEEAIIGDGITQENLDQLERILNVKLPKSYKEYLLTFGYGGIFGRYILGLEEPPKEGSVIDSTREYLQKGLPKGFVVIEDVHEFLYCLNTNELNEKFECPVVSFFPHSKPSIRVDYSSFKEFLEDLIEEGIDNL
- a CDS encoding SMI1/KNR4 family protein, producing the protein MNDIINTFLLNYPEEYTIGKGIKEETILSLENMLDVTLPKSYKQFLIRYGFVEMFGRTIFGYEPPDETTVLGYTEKFLNLGLPKGFIVIEDVHEFIYCLNTDEMNDNLECPVVCYFPYGNPSYNVEYSSFEEYLVDNIEEGLENL
- a CDS encoding tyrosine-type recombinase/integrase; the encoded protein is MILSEAWQLYKADKQIQGYSSQTLKAYKIQSALFINHLGNVEIEEITTETIKLYLGEVGSDLKASSLCHRIRFIKSLFRWAQEEKYITFNPSTAIKEPKLESKIPKFLTEEEIELLREACLSPFEKALFEFMYSTGCRIGEIVNLDRSSINFSEQSVIVFGKGKKEREVYFNTRCSIWLKRYIENRTDSEKALFVTVRAPHRMSIAQMRYVIKQISRRANINKCIHPHQLRHSYATTLINNGAPLEVIQNLMGHEKSETTRIYAYLSGQLRRELYNKYF
- a CDS encoding cupin; the protein is MEFYKFDKDNGINVSKFNSNFIMSRIIQTDQETNIGCMHLERNGIVGYHQAVVPQLLLILNGEGYVRNETSEYYKVVSGDAVFWEKDEWHETKSREGLTVIVIESKKLEPSLFMQLENKLVKD
- a CDS encoding kanamycin nucleotidyltransferase C-terminal domain-containing protein — protein: MIKDALTDMYEHVYEVFALKDTDSILAAHESRQVAYWAVMSVGLKNKHRYLSSRTMYKESFELECLPEEFEQKIRGLLSLNTDVQSLKNNVGGLWVSILNWIENININLDKTELSFL
- a CDS encoding GNAT family N-acetyltransferase gives rise to the protein MDKLLQQLQSVSVHYIKSDRLIILEILENNITQASEIDMLINKLLNNLKNSKIKKVKFECPKTLLDSLNITRNKMKLVGERVIYTRPFTRPLDNLVPNYEVWSISEHNSISFLSEVMGKNFIDTEKFLIGMRTELPSQAEKMYTVYIVNNEPVGVVFPHIEPNTDKEGRIFWIGIHPNFIGTGMGKNLHSIGLYRLKNDFKANYYLGMTQVDNIPMRNIMVSNACIQNKNTVISLQYSI